From one [Ruminococcus] lactaris ATCC 29176 genomic stretch:
- a CDS encoding DUF3990 domain-containing protein, with amino-acid sequence MDKKVELYHGSGQIVEFPEVRKTRYTKDFSWGFYCTKSYEQAYRWAERKHKHGIINVYSYTENKQLKIKKFDQMCDEWLDFIAECRVGKIHEYDIVEGPMADDTIWNFVNDYLSGNISKAVFWEYAKFKHPSHQISFHSMRALECLTYERSENVDDDTVE; translated from the coding sequence ATGGACAAAAAAGTGGAATTGTATCATGGAAGTGGTCAGATAGTAGAATTTCCTGAGGTTAGAAAGACAAGATATACAAAAGATTTCTCATGGGGATTTTATTGTACAAAAAGTTATGAACAGGCATATAGATGGGCAGAACGAAAACATAAGCATGGAATAATTAATGTATATTCATATACAGAAAATAAACAATTAAAAATAAAGAAATTTGATCAGATGTGTGATGAATGGTTAGATTTTATTGCAGAATGCCGAGTTGGAAAGATACACGAGTATGATATTGTGGAAGGCCCAATGGCAGATGATACAATCTGGAATTTTGTAAATGATTATTTAAGTGGAAATATAAGTAAAGCTGTATTCTGGGAATATGCAAAGTTTAAACATCCGTCACATCAGATTAGTTTTCATAGTATGAGAGCCTTAGAATGTTTGACGTATGAAAGGAGTGAAAACGTGGATGACGACACAGTGGAATAA
- a CDS encoding restriction endonuclease subunit S, whose amino-acid sequence MKKPKIRFKGYQEDWEQRKLVDLVDRVTRKNQDLVSELPLTISAQYGLIDQNEFFDKRVASKDVSGYYLIENGEFAYNKSTSTDAPWGAIKRLDRYKNGVLSTLYIVFGIKENNPVDSDFLVSYYSTNLWHKGIHEIAAEGARNHGLLNIAPADFFETKLMIPQDIEEQKKIGKYFEELERLITLHQRKCEETKTLKKYMLQKMFPQNGHSVPEIRFSGFTEDWEQRKFADFTWDAGKRNKEDLDLEPYAITNEHGFIRQRDAHDDFGYMKDTDRKAYNIVQPNSFAYNPARINVGSIGYYKGVENVIVSSLYEVFQTDNYVNDRFLWHWLKSDEFPRWIEKLQEGSVRLYFYYDKLCECQLYMPSLEEQEKIATFLDDLDHLITLHQHKCEELQNIKKFMLKNMFI is encoded by the coding sequence ATGAAAAAACCAAAGATTAGATTTAAAGGCTACCAGGAAGATTGGGAACAGCGTAAGTTGGTTGATTTGGTTGATCGTGTTACAAGAAAAAATCAAGATTTAGTCTCAGAGTTACCGCTTACGATATCGGCTCAATATGGCCTTATTGATCAGAATGAATTCTTTGATAAGAGAGTTGCAAGTAAAGATGTCAGTGGTTACTATCTGATTGAGAATGGAGAGTTCGCTTATAATAAAAGTACTTCAACAGATGCTCCTTGGGGAGCTATTAAAAGGCTGGATCGTTATAAAAATGGCGTATTATCAACGCTTTATATCGTATTTGGGATAAAAGAAAACAATCCTGTAGATTCCGATTTTCTGGTATCGTACTACAGCACAAACTTGTGGCATAAAGGTATTCATGAAATTGCTGCAGAAGGAGCGAGAAATCATGGACTTTTGAATATTGCACCTGCGGATTTCTTTGAGACGAAGCTGATGATACCGCAAGATATTGAGGAACAGAAGAAAATTGGAAAGTATTTTGAAGAGCTAGAAAGGCTCATCACTCTTCACCAGCGAAAGTGCGAAGAGACGAAAACCTTGAAAAAATATATGCTTCAAAAGATGTTTCCACAAAATGGTCATTCAGTTCCAGAAATTAGATTTTCCGGGTTTACTGAAGATTGGGAACAGCGTAAGTTTGCAGATTTCACATGGGATGCAGGGAAACGGAACAAGGAAGATTTAGATTTAGAACCGTATGCTATTACAAATGAGCATGGATTTATTCGTCAGCGTGATGCACATGACGATTTTGGATATATGAAAGATACGGACAGAAAAGCGTATAATATTGTTCAACCAAATTCGTTTGCCTATAATCCAGCAAGGATCAATGTAGGATCTATCGGATACTATAAAGGTGTGGAAAATGTGATAGTTAGCTCACTTTATGAAGTTTTTCAAACAGACAATTATGTGAACGATAGGTTCCTCTGGCATTGGCTCAAGTCTGATGAATTTCCAAGATGGATTGAGAAACTTCAAGAGGGAAGTGTTCGATTATACTTCTATTATGACAAGTTATGTGAATGTCAGTTATATATGCCATCATTAGAAGAACAGGAGAAGATTGCGACATTTTTAGATGACCTCGATCACCTCATCACTCTTCACCAGCATAAGTGTGAAGAATTACAGAATATTAAAAAATTTATGCTGAAAAATATGTTTATATAA
- a CDS encoding site-specific integrase: MQQETDKMQLFYEYYKQWIEVYKKGAIRDATMAKYLMTQKWVEKLAPELKVCELTRTAYQKLLNDYAKDHERQTTLDFHHQLKGAILDAVDEGMIERDPTRKAIIKGKSPRAKKIKYLNQFELHTLIAHLDIREEVNWDWFILLVAKTGMRFSEALAITPSDFDFARQTLSISKTWDYKGNGGFLPTKNNSSVRKIQIDWQIVVKFSELTKNLPEDKPIFVGETKIYNSTVNDVLTRHCKACGISEISIHGLRHTHASLLLFAGVSIASVARRLGHASMTTTQKTYLHIIQELENKDVDLVMRTLSGL; the protein is encoded by the coding sequence ATGCAACAGGAAACAGACAAAATGCAATTATTTTATGAGTACTATAAACAGTGGATTGAAGTGTACAAAAAAGGTGCGATCAGGGATGCCACGATGGCAAAGTATCTGATGACGCAGAAATGGGTAGAAAAACTTGCTCCGGAGTTGAAGGTTTGTGAACTCACCAGGACTGCTTATCAGAAATTGCTGAATGATTATGCAAAAGATCATGAACGGCAGACAACGCTGGATTTCCATCATCAATTGAAAGGAGCAATTCTGGATGCGGTAGATGAAGGAATGATAGAGAGAGATCCAACCAGAAAGGCAATCATCAAGGGGAAATCGCCAAGAGCAAAAAAAATAAAGTATTTGAATCAGTTTGAATTACATACGTTAATTGCTCACCTTGATATTCGAGAAGAGGTAAACTGGGACTGGTTTATTCTATTGGTTGCAAAAACCGGTATGAGATTTTCAGAGGCACTTGCAATTACTCCTTCGGACTTTGATTTTGCAAGACAAACATTGTCTATTAGTAAAACATGGGATTATAAGGGTAATGGTGGATTCCTTCCAACAAAGAATAACTCATCAGTGAGAAAAATTCAGATTGATTGGCAGATTGTTGTGAAATTTTCAGAGCTTACTAAGAATCTGCCAGAAGATAAACCGATTTTTGTTGGAGAAACAAAGATCTATAATTCTACAGTGAATGATGTACTTACCAGACATTGCAAAGCGTGTGGAATTTCAGAGATATCCATTCATGGACTTAGACATACACATGCCTCTCTTCTTCTGTTTGCAGGTGTATCAATCGCCAGTGTAGCCAGACGTCTGGGGCATGCCAGTATGACAACAACGCAGAAAACATATCTGCATATCATTCAGGAACTCGAAAATAAAGACGTTGACCTGGTAATGAGAACATTATCAGGATTATAA
- a CDS encoding YccF domain-containing protein yields the protein MKLLGNILWFLCGGIIGGLAWIIAGCIWCVTIVGIPVGLQCFKFASLAFWPFGKEVVYGNGTFSFLVNLIWILFFGWGMALGNIVLGCMWCITIVGIPFGKQFFKMARLSFMPFGANVL from the coding sequence ATGAAATTATTAGGAAATATACTCTGGTTTCTTTGTGGTGGGATAATCGGAGGTCTTGCATGGATCATTGCAGGATGTATATGGTGTGTCACAATTGTTGGAATTCCTGTTGGCTTACAATGCTTCAAATTTGCATCCTTAGCATTTTGGCCTTTTGGAAAAGAAGTTGTATATGGGAACGGAACATTCTCATTTCTTGTGAATTTAATTTGGATTCTTTTCTTTGGATGGGGAATGGCTCTTGGAAATATTGTCTTAGGGTGTATGTGGTGTATCACGATTGTAGGAATCCCGTTTGGAAAACAATTCTTTAAAATGGCACGTTTATCTTTTATGCCTTTTGGTGCAAATGTGCTTTAG
- a CDS encoding type I restriction endonuclease subunit R gives MPELEKVIEDKLIEQLVFGESQWTYREDLKTEEELWQNFRYILEQNNKARLDGQPLSDAEFEQVKNQLQFSSFYKAGEWLVGENGKAMVHVQRDTEKLHLVVMNHEHIAGGSSVYEVINQYNALKDDDITTVTRDRRFDVTLMINGLPMIHIELKNRQHSYMEAFYQIKKYISEGKFTGIFSAVQMFVISNGVDTKYFAAASDTELNPKFMSGWVDTENNPVADYIDFAKNVLRIPEAHEMIARYTVLDEDAKRLILLRPYQIHAIESIREASKTGKSGFVWHTTGSGKTLTSYKATRNLLMDIPAIDKAIFLIDRKDLDTQTTMAFQAYANNDLVDVDETDNVNDLKKKLKSDDRQVIVTTIQKMQILISKRLQEGTSEYNKIKNLKIAFVVDECHRAVTPKTKRELERFFGRSLWYGFTGTPRFAENPYPQMGDLPRTTEELYGKRLHKYTIQNAIHDNAVLGFQVEHNGPKNITDETDASAYDNETHMLRVLDIILNKSYYKLGFQNGKGQTYEGLLTTSSIQIAQKYYELLTKVKNGETSLEIDEKIKQVLPDFPKFAITYSVTENEEGSHVNQEKMQKSLDDYNQMFGTKYELSQIQGYNGNLNKRLARKDAKFKSRSEQLDLVIVVDRLLTGFDAPCMSTIFIDRQPMGPHDLIQAFSRTNRIFDKNKTYGQIVTFQAPKLFKESVDNAVKLYSAGSTGTAILAEWEEIEPAFRKSLAALRVSAETPEEVTPMSIKEKKVFVKMFQTFDRLFAQLKSFTQYDDSMLEEYGITEEEYDKYAGVYKNAVEEIKIAEGGDDSGNEPPEDETIDVDYELMAYSSTKIDYEYIINLIQNIVTPDEDAEAVSPEERQKQIDEVKQYIDEMRKDNPKVAEIMTNLVSEIEEDENKYKGQSILNIVENMKRDCIEKVISDFCVTWYASKEDVMYAALHYRNGEIPNESVIKATIDYQSYKSVQEKALPKFKYYAKCMAELKKTLDEEIKPLISVA, from the coding sequence ATGCCAGAATTAGAGAAAGTAATAGAAGATAAATTAATAGAACAGCTAGTTTTTGGAGAGTCCCAATGGACTTACCGTGAAGATTTAAAGACTGAGGAAGAACTTTGGCAAAATTTTAGATACATTCTAGAGCAGAATAATAAAGCACGTCTAGATGGACAGCCTTTGTCTGATGCAGAGTTTGAACAGGTTAAGAACCAGCTACAGTTTTCTTCGTTCTATAAAGCTGGTGAATGGCTGGTTGGCGAAAATGGGAAGGCAATGGTTCATGTGCAAAGGGATACAGAAAAATTGCATTTAGTTGTGATGAATCATGAGCATATTGCAGGTGGAAGCAGTGTTTACGAGGTTATTAACCAATATAATGCATTAAAAGACGATGACATCACTACGGTTACAAGGGACAGAAGATTTGATGTTACACTTATGATTAATGGTCTTCCAATGATACATATTGAATTAAAGAACAGACAGCACTCTTACATGGAAGCTTTTTATCAGATAAAAAAATATATCAGTGAAGGAAAGTTTACTGGTATTTTTTCGGCTGTCCAGATGTTTGTGATCAGTAATGGAGTAGACACGAAATATTTTGCTGCCGCAAGTGATACAGAGTTGAATCCTAAATTTATGAGCGGTTGGGTAGATACGGAGAATAATCCGGTGGCTGATTATATTGATTTTGCAAAGAATGTTCTTCGTATTCCGGAAGCCCATGAGATGATTGCCAGATATACAGTTTTGGATGAAGATGCAAAGCGATTGATTTTACTTCGACCATATCAGATTCATGCCATTGAGTCTATACGTGAGGCATCAAAGACAGGAAAATCTGGTTTTGTCTGGCATACGACTGGATCCGGAAAGACGCTTACTTCTTATAAGGCAACCAGAAATTTACTGATGGATATTCCTGCGATTGATAAAGCAATCTTTTTGATTGACCGTAAGGATTTGGATACTCAGACAACCATGGCATTTCAGGCTTATGCGAATAATGATTTGGTCGATGTAGATGAGACTGATAATGTAAATGATCTGAAAAAGAAATTAAAATCTGATGATCGTCAGGTAATCGTTACAACAATTCAAAAAATGCAGATTCTGATTAGCAAAAGATTACAGGAAGGAACATCTGAATACAACAAGATTAAAAACCTGAAAATTGCTTTTGTCGTAGATGAATGTCACAGAGCAGTTACTCCAAAAACAAAGCGTGAACTAGAACGCTTTTTCGGAAGATCGCTTTGGTATGGATTTACAGGAACTCCGAGATTTGCGGAGAATCCATATCCGCAGATGGGTGATTTGCCACGTACAACAGAGGAATTGTATGGAAAAAGACTTCACAAATATACAATCCAGAATGCGATTCATGATAATGCTGTACTTGGTTTCCAGGTAGAGCATAATGGTCCGAAAAATATTACAGATGAGACAGATGCCAGTGCATACGACAATGAGACCCATATGCTCCGGGTATTAGATATCATCCTGAACAAATCCTATTACAAGCTGGGATTTCAGAATGGAAAAGGACAAACATATGAGGGACTTTTGACAACGAGTTCCATCCAGATAGCACAGAAGTATTATGAACTCCTGACCAAGGTGAAAAACGGAGAAACATCATTAGAAATCGATGAGAAAATCAAACAGGTTCTTCCGGATTTTCCGAAGTTTGCAATTACTTATTCCGTAACAGAAAATGAAGAAGGTTCCCACGTAAACCAGGAAAAGATGCAGAAATCACTAGATGATTATAATCAGATGTTTGGTACAAAATATGAGCTTTCACAGATTCAGGGGTATAATGGTAATCTGAATAAACGTCTCGCACGGAAAGATGCAAAATTCAAGAGCAGAAGTGAGCAGCTGGATCTGGTCATTGTGGTAGACCGCCTGTTAACAGGATTTGATGCACCATGCATGTCCACCATTTTTATTGACAGACAGCCGATGGGACCACATGATCTGATTCAGGCTTTTTCAAGAACAAACCGTATTTTTGATAAAAACAAAACATACGGACAGATTGTTACTTTCCAGGCACCAAAGTTATTTAAGGAAAGTGTTGACAACGCAGTGAAATTATACTCTGCGGGAAGTACAGGGACAGCGATTCTGGCAGAATGGGAAGAAATAGAACCAGCATTTCGTAAATCGTTGGCAGCATTAAGAGTATCAGCAGAAACACCGGAAGAAGTAACACCGATGTCAATCAAAGAGAAAAAAGTGTTTGTCAAGATGTTTCAGACCTTTGACCGATTATTTGCTCAGCTCAAATCATTTACCCAGTATGATGACAGTATGCTTGAGGAGTATGGCATTACAGAAGAGGAATACGATAAATATGCCGGAGTTTATAAAAATGCTGTAGAAGAAATAAAAATAGCAGAAGGTGGAGACGATTCCGGGAACGAACCACCGGAAGATGAAACGATAGACGTCGATTATGAATTGATGGCTTATAGTAGTACAAAGATTGATTATGAGTATATTATCAATCTGATCCAGAATATTGTAACACCAGATGAAGATGCAGAAGCGGTATCTCCGGAAGAACGTCAAAAACAGATTGATGAAGTGAAACAGTATATTGATGAAATGCGGAAGGATAATCCAAAGGTAGCCGAGATTATGACGAATCTGGTTAGTGAAATTGAGGAAGATGAAAACAAATATAAGGGTCAGTCTATCTTAAATATTGTGGAAAACATGAAACGTGATTGCATTGAAAAGGTAATCTCTGATTTCTGTGTGACTTGGTACGCATCGAAAGAAGATGTTATGTATGCGGCTCTTCATTACAGAAACGGGGAAATACCAAACGAAAGTGTGATCAAAGCAACAATTGACTATCAGAGTTATAAATCCGTACAAGAAAAGGCACTTCCAAAATTCAAATATTATGCGAAGTGTATGGCAGAATTAAAGAAAACATTAGATGAAGAAATTAAACCTCTGATCAGTGTTGCATAA